In Aureibaculum algae, the following are encoded in one genomic region:
- a CDS encoding RagB/SusD family nutrient uptake outer membrane protein — protein MNSKYFYQKVKSGLLLLMTIFLLTSCEEYLEEQPSTLIDLGFVFNTEEGLKSGIVSLYTFNRDRYERNIQDYMGTVLMSTRADLTFSRSGYTGNMGRYERGVSPIDLGSQFTSPLFWKNYYKIANKATDIINAAEVIEGVDENTKNQIIAEAKFFRANAYFYLYRMYNNIYVSTTSITVDNAFDLIQDKSSKEEIFALLNSDLNFAIENLDWNVSFGRVSKGTAKHVKAKVAMWEGDYEEAKTQALSVIEDPESPFSLVATTADVFKDNRDHSEQLFTVRSEDNVLGGGSGHMMNANYVAQYFQIPGIIPDSEQGGRGFSRVVPNRYLLGLLAEDENDTRDDNTYFRLHFFYNDGENVPDGKKVGDTIDIYKPISEENPEGVDYQRYYQRLAPSCVKFAQADVEQDTYFQQTNIIVYRLAETYLIAAEALMRTGGDGLPYINAVRERAEAAPLEELTLQAIMDENARELSFEGERFFFLKRLGSDILNEQMRTYAGDGEFYPRYFGGEKDPRVNWQDHYINYPIFQEDLDLLGPNYPQNDGY, from the coding sequence ATGAATTCGAAATATTTTTATCAAAAAGTAAAAAGTGGTTTATTACTATTAATGACCATCTTTTTATTAACGTCATGTGAAGAATACTTAGAAGAGCAACCTAGTACATTAATTGATTTAGGCTTTGTATTTAATACAGAAGAAGGTTTAAAATCAGGTATAGTTAGCTTATACACTTTCAATAGGGATCGATATGAAAGAAATATTCAAGATTATATGGGAACCGTTTTGATGTCTACAAGAGCCGATTTGACATTCTCTAGATCTGGTTATACAGGTAATATGGGCAGATATGAAAGAGGTGTTTCACCAATAGATTTAGGATCTCAATTTACATCACCTTTATTTTGGAAGAATTATTATAAAATAGCCAATAAGGCTACAGATATAATCAATGCTGCAGAGGTAATTGAAGGTGTAGATGAAAATACCAAAAATCAAATTATTGCGGAGGCAAAATTTTTTAGAGCAAACGCTTACTTTTACCTTTATAGAATGTATAATAACATTTATGTTTCTACTACCTCGATAACGGTTGATAACGCATTTGATTTAATTCAGGATAAATCTTCAAAAGAGGAAATTTTTGCTTTATTAAATAGTGATTTAAATTTTGCTATTGAAAATTTGGATTGGAACGTAAGTTTTGGTCGTGTTTCAAAGGGAACTGCAAAACATGTAAAGGCAAAAGTTGCCATGTGGGAGGGTGATTATGAAGAAGCTAAAACGCAAGCATTATCGGTAATTGAAGATCCAGAAAGTCCTTTTAGTTTAGTAGCGACAACAGCTGATGTATTTAAAGATAACAGAGACCATTCAGAACAATTGTTTACAGTTAGATCTGAGGATAATGTATTAGGAGGTGGATCAGGTCATATGATGAATGCTAATTATGTTGCTCAATATTTTCAAATACCTGGAATAATTCCAGATAGTGAACAAGGGGGTAGAGGTTTTTCTCGTGTTGTACCTAATAGATATTTGTTAGGTTTATTAGCAGAAGATGAAAATGATACTAGAGATGATAATACCTATTTTAGATTGCATTTTTTTTATAATGATGGTGAAAATGTTCCTGATGGTAAAAAGGTAGGTGATACCATTGATATTTACAAGCCAATTAGTGAAGAAAATCCAGAAGGCGTTGATTATCAGAGGTATTATCAAAGACTAGCTCCGTCATGTGTGAAATTTGCACAAGCGGATGTTGAACAAGATACTTATTTCCAACAAACAAATATTATTGTATATAGGCTTGCCGAAACCTATCTTATTGCAGCAGAAGCATTAATGAGAACGGGTGGAGACGGACTTCCTTATATTAATGCCGTAAGAGAAAGAGCGGAGGCAGCACCATTAGAAGAATTAACTTTACAAGCAATTATGGACGAAAATGCACGGGAATTGTCGTTTGAAGGTGAACGTTTCTTTTTCTTAAAAAGGTTAGGTTCAGATATATTAAATGAGCAAATGAGAACTTATGCAGGTGATGGTGAGTTTTATCCTCGTTATTTCGGTGGAGAAAAAGATCCAAGGGTTAATTGGCAAGATCATTATATCAATTACCCTATATTTCAGGAAGATTTAGATTTATTAGGTCCAAATTATCCTCAAAATGATGGGTATTAA
- a CDS encoding family 16 glycosylhydrolase: protein MRFLFITLVAASLFACSNNMKENIHFADNIVVAHRGAWKAEQLPENSIASLRHAIELKCTGSEFDVHMTADSVLVIYHDAHFNDVLIKETTYEELAKFKLSNGEALPTLRDYILAGMENNTTTGLVCEIKPNKDKEYNLKMTDKVLALVKELRAESYIHSYISFGYDILLRIIELDPKAQTQYLNGTKTPQQLKDDGISGLDYHLSKFKKNPEWIQSAKELGLTLNAWTVNSQEDLDWLIANEFDYITTNEPELLFDRVKVSPVSNGYSLVWSDEFNYKGKPDSSKWTYDYGFIANQEKQYYTDSLKNARVEEGQLIIEAHKEDIANKDFKNKKLENTWAAYKSKIKTATYTSARIKTEGLAKWKYGRIEARAKLPKGRGMWPAIWMLSESRKELGWPESGEIDIMEHVGYDNDTIHGTIHTKAYNHTIGTEKGKTIFIENPNDEFHVFAIEWTPEKIDFMLDDVVYNHIENEHKTTAEWPFDQKFYLILNVAVGGGWGGQKGIDDSIFPQQMAVDYVRVYQKIN from the coding sequence ATGCGTTTTTTATTTATTACCTTAGTAGCTGCAAGCTTATTTGCTTGTAGTAATAACATGAAAGAAAACATTCATTTTGCAGACAATATAGTAGTTGCTCATCGTGGAGCGTGGAAAGCAGAACAGCTTCCAGAAAACTCGATTGCTTCGCTAAGACATGCTATCGAATTAAAATGTACAGGCTCAGAGTTTGATGTACATATGACCGCTGATAGTGTTTTGGTTATCTATCATGATGCTCATTTTAATGACGTACTAATTAAAGAAACTACTTACGAAGAATTGGCAAAATTTAAACTTTCCAACGGAGAGGCTTTACCAACGTTAAGAGACTACATTCTTGCGGGCATGGAAAATAATACAACCACTGGATTAGTATGTGAAATTAAACCTAATAAAGACAAAGAATATAACCTTAAAATGACCGACAAAGTTCTTGCTTTAGTCAAAGAATTAAGAGCGGAGTCATATATCCATTCTTATATTAGTTTTGGGTATGATATCCTTCTTAGAATTATTGAACTTGATCCAAAGGCCCAAACGCAATATTTAAATGGGACCAAAACGCCACAACAACTGAAAGATGATGGTATCTCAGGATTAGATTATCATTTAAGCAAGTTTAAAAAAAATCCGGAATGGATACAAAGTGCCAAAGAACTGGGGCTAACATTGAATGCTTGGACAGTAAATTCTCAAGAAGATTTAGATTGGTTAATAGCAAATGAATTTGATTACATTACTACAAACGAACCTGAATTGTTATTTGATAGAGTTAAGGTAAGTCCTGTCAGCAATGGTTATTCATTGGTTTGGAGTGATGAGTTCAATTATAAAGGGAAACCTGATAGCTCAAAATGGACTTATGATTATGGTTTTATTGCAAATCAGGAAAAACAATATTATACGGACAGCCTTAAAAATGCAAGAGTTGAAGAAGGTCAATTAATTATAGAAGCTCACAAAGAAGATATTGCGAATAAAGATTTTAAAAATAAGAAGTTGGAAAACACTTGGGCTGCGTACAAATCTAAAATTAAAACAGCAACATACACCTCAGCAAGGATAAAAACCGAGGGCCTCGCAAAATGGAAATACGGCCGTATTGAGGCGAGGGCAAAATTGCCAAAAGGACGTGGCATGTGGCCGGCAATTTGGATGTTGAGCGAATCAAGAAAAGAACTAGGTTGGCCAGAAAGTGGAGAAATTGACATTATGGAACATGTGGGGTATGATAATGATACCATTCACGGAACAATACATACCAAGGCGTATAACCATACTATAGGTACTGAAAAAGGTAAAACTATTTTTATAGAAAACCCGAATGATGAATTTCATGTTTTCGCTATTGAGTGGACACCTGAAAAAATAGATTTTATGTTAGATGATGTCGTTTATAATCATATAGAAAATGAGCATAAAACTACTGCAGAATGGCCTTTTGATCAAAAATTTTACCTAATTTTGAATGTAGCTGTCGGTGGTGGTTGGGGTGGTCAAAAAGGAATTGATGATAGTATTTTTCCTCAACAAATGGCAGTAGATTATGTAAGGGTGTATCAAAAAATAAATTAA
- a CDS encoding endonuclease/exonuclease/phosphatase family protein has product MKKILLIVILSMSYSMTNGQSLKIMTYNIRLDVASDGENAWEHRKEFLTNQIKFYSPDVMGTQEGRPNQIKYMKETLTDYKMIGHGRDGGDNGEYSAIFYNTNKVKVEQDSTFWLSKTPEKRSKNWDAAIERICTYGLFTDLESLEKVWIVNTHLDHIGQESRVKSMKIIEAHINTINKDNYPVILMGDLNVEPDNELITNLKQDFIDTKEQSKLKFGPTGTFNAFKFNEPVTRRIDYIFVSKTPNVKVEKYAVLSNSKDLKYPSDHLPVYVKLELE; this is encoded by the coding sequence ATGAAAAAAATTCTGCTTATTGTTATTCTATCGATGTCATATTCAATGACAAATGGTCAAAGTTTAAAAATAATGACTTACAACATTCGATTAGACGTTGCTTCTGATGGAGAAAATGCTTGGGAGCATCGGAAGGAATTTTTAACCAATCAGATAAAATTTTATAGTCCCGATGTAATGGGTACGCAAGAAGGTCGCCCTAATCAGATAAAGTATATGAAAGAAACCTTAACTGATTACAAAATGATTGGACATGGTAGAGATGGCGGTGATAATGGTGAGTATTCGGCAATTTTTTACAATACCAATAAAGTTAAAGTAGAACAAGATAGTACATTTTGGTTATCTAAAACTCCTGAAAAACGATCAAAAAATTGGGATGCCGCTATTGAAAGAATATGTACTTATGGTTTATTTACAGATTTAGAATCACTAGAAAAGGTTTGGATAGTAAATACACATCTAGATCATATTGGGCAAGAATCGAGAGTTAAGAGTATGAAAATTATCGAAGCACATATTAATACAATTAACAAAGATAATTATCCCGTTATTTTAATGGGTGATTTAAATGTGGAGCCTGATAATGAATTAATTACCAATCTAAAACAAGATTTTATTGATACTAAAGAACAAAGCAAACTTAAATTTGGACCTACAGGCACGTTTAACGCCTTTAAATTCAATGAACCAGTAACAAGACGAATCGATTATATTTTTGTGTCCAAAACTCCCAATGTTAAAGTTGAAAAATATGCTGTTCTGAGTAATTCAAAAGATTTAAAGTATCCTTCAGATCATTTACCAGTTTATGTAAAGTTAGAACTAGAGTAA
- the bglX gene encoding beta-glucosidase BglX has translation MKKICLLFLILPSILIFQSCNNISSSTKTTKNDSNQDANIERKVDSVLALMNLNEKIGQMVQYAASWDVTGPASSEGNKFKEEKLKKGEVGSMLNVTSVKAVREAQKLVMENSRLKIPLIFGYDVIHGYETIFPIPLGESASWDLEIIRKSAEVAAIETSAAGVQWTFAPMLDVSRDARWGRIMEGAGEDPYLSSKIGVARINGFQGDDLSKNNTIAACAKHFAGYGFGEAGRDYNTVNIGEHELHNAVLPPFKAAAEAGVATFMNSFNEIDGIPATASKKLQRDLLKGEWAWNGFVVSDWASIAEMIAHGYAKDKKHAAELALNAGSDMDMESYAYEAELEKLLEENKVKLSDIDDAVRRILRVKFQLGLFDDPYRYCDEEREKNEIYTKEHLEIARDVAKKSIVLLKNDTVTTKKSALLPLSKSVKSIAVIGPLADDKDTPLGNWRGKGKYNSAVSLLEGVKSAAGDDTKIYYEKGIELTSKTVAPGENQFLHLMEFNTTDRSGISAAVAAAKKADVVLLAIGENAFQTGEGRSQTKIGFAGLQQELLEAVYAVNKNVVIVLMNGRPMDITWAAENVPTILECWHLGSQSGFAIADVLFGDYNPSGKLPVSFPYNVGQEPLYYNQKSTGRPMSTQVTYSGYNDAPKVALYPFGHGLSYTNFSYGNVSLDKAEMAKDGEIQVSVNVTNNGTRDGEEVVQLYIRDLVGSLTRPIKELKGFEKTMLKAGESKVISFTINTETLQFYTAKNKWEVEPGDFNVWVGGSSTTKNKAEFVVN, from the coding sequence ATGAAAAAAATTTGTTTATTATTTCTTATCCTACCCTCTATATTAATATTTCAGAGTTGTAATAACATTAGTAGTAGTACCAAAACAACTAAAAATGATTCAAATCAAGATGCTAATATTGAGCGGAAAGTTGATTCTGTTTTAGCCTTAATGAATTTGAATGAAAAAATCGGTCAAATGGTTCAATATGCAGCCAGTTGGGATGTAACAGGACCAGCTTCATCAGAAGGAAATAAGTTCAAAGAAGAGAAATTAAAAAAAGGTGAAGTAGGCTCTATGCTTAATGTTACCTCTGTAAAAGCGGTTCGTGAAGCACAAAAATTAGTAATGGAAAATTCGCGATTGAAAATTCCTCTTATTTTTGGTTATGACGTAATTCATGGCTACGAAACTATATTTCCTATTCCTTTGGGAGAAAGTGCTAGTTGGGATTTAGAGATAATCCGTAAATCAGCTGAAGTTGCAGCAATTGAAACTTCTGCTGCAGGAGTTCAATGGACGTTTGCTCCGATGTTAGATGTTTCTAGAGATGCACGTTGGGGTCGTATAATGGAAGGTGCTGGTGAAGATCCGTATTTAAGTTCAAAAATAGGTGTGGCTAGAATCAATGGTTTTCAAGGAGATGATTTGTCAAAAAATAATACCATAGCAGCCTGTGCAAAGCATTTTGCAGGTTATGGATTTGGAGAAGCAGGTAGAGATTATAATACGGTAAATATTGGAGAACACGAATTACATAACGCTGTTTTACCTCCATTTAAAGCTGCTGCTGAGGCAGGTGTTGCTACTTTTATGAATTCTTTTAATGAAATAGATGGTATTCCAGCAACAGCTAGTAAAAAATTACAAAGAGACCTATTAAAAGGCGAGTGGGCTTGGAATGGGTTTGTGGTTTCTGACTGGGCTTCTATTGCAGAAATGATTGCTCACGGTTATGCAAAAGACAAGAAACATGCTGCAGAACTGGCTTTAAATGCAGGTAGTGACATGGATATGGAATCTTATGCTTACGAAGCTGAGTTGGAGAAACTTTTGGAAGAAAATAAAGTAAAGCTTAGTGATATAGATGATGCTGTAAGACGTATACTGCGTGTGAAATTTCAATTGGGTTTATTTGATGATCCTTATAGATATTGTGATGAAGAACGAGAAAAAAATGAAATTTATACTAAAGAGCATTTAGAAATAGCTCGTGATGTAGCTAAAAAGTCGATTGTTTTATTAAAGAACGATACTGTTACAACTAAAAAATCGGCATTGCTGCCTTTATCTAAATCTGTAAAGAGCATTGCTGTAATTGGCCCTTTAGCTGATGATAAAGACACACCATTAGGAAACTGGAGAGGAAAAGGCAAATATAATTCTGCCGTTTCTTTATTAGAAGGTGTAAAATCTGCTGCTGGAGACGACACTAAAATTTATTACGAAAAAGGTATAGAATTAACATCAAAAACGGTAGCACCTGGTGAAAATCAATTCTTACATCTTATGGAATTTAATACAACTGATAGATCAGGTATTTCAGCTGCTGTTGCTGCTGCTAAAAAGGCTGACGTTGTTTTATTGGCCATTGGTGAAAATGCTTTTCAAACAGGAGAAGGAAGAAGCCAGACAAAAATTGGTTTTGCAGGCTTGCAACAAGAATTACTTGAAGCAGTTTATGCTGTTAATAAAAATGTAGTTATTGTACTTATGAATGGCCGCCCAATGGATATTACGTGGGCTGCAGAAAATGTGCCTACAATTTTAGAATGTTGGCATTTAGGATCGCAGTCAGGTTTTGCTATAGCCGATGTTTTATTTGGTGATTATAATCCGTCAGGAAAATTACCTGTTTCTTTTCCATACAATGTTGGTCAAGAGCCTTTATATTACAATCAAAAAAGCACAGGAAGGCCTATGAGTACCCAAGTAACCTATTCAGGCTATAATGACGCTCCTAAAGTTGCTTTATATCCATTTGGACACGGCTTAAGTTATACTAACTTCTCTTATGGCAATGTGAGTTTGGATAAAGCAGAAATGGCTAAGGATGGTGAAATACAAGTATCAGTTAATGTAACCAATAATGGTACAAGAGATGGCGAAGAGGTTGTTCAACTTTATATTAGAGATTTAGTAGGAAGCCTTACACGTCCAATAAAAGAACTAAAAGGGTTTGAAAAAACAATGCTTAAGGCAGGTGAGAGCAAAGTAATAAGCTTTACAATAAATACCGAAACACTTCAATTTTATACTGCAAAGAACAAATGGGAGGTAGAGCCCGGTGATTTTAATGTTTGGGTTGGTGGTAGTTCTACAACTAAAAATAAGGCTGAATTTGTGGTTAATTAA
- a CDS encoding 3-hydroxybutyrate dehydrogenase, producing the protein MNKTVLITGSTSGIGLGIATQFAQKGYNVMFNGLEANGAEIATNIATKYRVKTSFSNANLLDKNQIEALVKETIQTFGSLEVLINNAGIQHVSPIEAFSSEKYENIIAINMNSAFYASKAAWKQMKAQKFGRIINIASVHGLRASEFKVAYVTAKHGVIGMTKVLALEGAPFNINANAICPGYVKTPLVEGQIKDQAIAHQMTEDEVVQKVMLKKQAVKEFVPISVIAETALLLAGEASATITGTTFALDGGWSAQ; encoded by the coding sequence ATGAATAAGACTGTTTTAATTACCGGAAGTACAAGTGGTATCGGTTTGGGTATTGCTACGCAATTTGCACAAAAAGGTTATAATGTAATGTTTAATGGATTAGAAGCCAATGGTGCTGAAATTGCCACAAATATTGCCACAAAGTATCGTGTTAAAACTTCATTTTCTAATGCTAACTTATTAGATAAAAACCAAATTGAGGCCTTAGTTAAGGAAACCATTCAAACTTTTGGTTCCTTAGAAGTATTGATAAATAATGCGGGTATCCAACATGTTTCTCCCATAGAAGCGTTTTCATCAGAAAAGTATGAAAATATTATTGCCATTAATATGAACTCCGCTTTTTATGCGTCTAAAGCAGCTTGGAAACAAATGAAAGCTCAAAAATTTGGTAGAATTATTAATATAGCCTCGGTTCATGGATTAAGAGCCTCTGAATTTAAGGTGGCTTATGTTACTGCCAAACATGGAGTAATAGGCATGACTAAAGTATTAGCTTTAGAAGGAGCTCCTTTTAATATAAATGCTAATGCTATCTGTCCAGGTTATGTTAAAACACCGTTGGTGGAAGGTCAGATAAAAGACCAAGCAATAGCTCATCAAATGACAGAAGATGAAGTGGTACAAAAAGTTATGCTAAAAAAACAAGCTGTTAAAGAGTTTGTACCCATCTCTGTAATTGCAGAAACAGCTCTTTTATTAGCAGGAGAAGCATCAGCGACAATAACAGGTACTACTTTTGCCTTGGATGGTGGCTGGAGTGCCCAATAA
- a CDS encoding alpha/beta fold hydrolase has protein sequence MPKINLSNITLNYEDKGKGKVLLFLHGLGSSIKDWDFQVPFFSKNFRVITVDLRGHGDSVMKDNNFGVDYMVNDIKEFLDALKIDNVTFIGFSMGGAIAFQFAYSYPEKIDKMVIVNSGPDFNNMGEIGEDLLKKRTEFLKTKGLDPLAKEIAFNMFPESHQLNLRNEFEARCKKNNFDNYYQSFVTLMDWGMGNKIKDIEAETLVVASDMDYTPVAFKEEYVKNLQKASLKVIKNSRHGVVLDQPDAFNKALFTFLSHE, from the coding sequence ATGCCAAAAATAAACCTCAGCAATATAACACTGAACTACGAGGATAAAGGAAAGGGCAAGGTCTTACTTTTCCTTCACGGGCTCGGTTCATCTATAAAAGATTGGGACTTTCAAGTTCCTTTCTTTTCTAAGAATTTTCGAGTAATCACAGTCGATCTAAGAGGTCACGGTGACTCGGTAATGAAAGACAATAATTTTGGTGTTGACTATATGGTCAATGATATTAAAGAATTTTTAGACGCCCTAAAAATTGATAATGTAACTTTTATAGGTTTTTCAATGGGTGGAGCAATAGCTTTTCAATTTGCCTACTCTTATCCTGAAAAAATTGACAAAATGGTTATCGTCAATAGTGGACCTGATTTTAATAATATGGGGGAAATTGGAGAAGATTTACTCAAAAAAAGAACTGAATTCCTAAAGACAAAAGGTTTGGATCCATTAGCAAAAGAAATTGCTTTTAATATGTTTCCTGAATCTCATCAACTGAATTTAAGGAACGAGTTTGAAGCCCGTTGCAAAAAAAATAATTTTGACAATTATTATCAATCTTTCGTAACTTTAATGGATTGGGGCATGGGTAACAAAATAAAAGATATTGAAGCGGAAACACTTGTAGTTGCTTCTGATATGGATTATACACCTGTAGCATTTAAAGAGGAATATGTAAAAAATTTACAAAAAGCTTCTCTTAAAGTAATTAAGAATTCGAGACATGGAGTTGTACTCGACCAACCTGATGCATTTAACAAAGCATTATTTACATTTTTAAGTCATGAATAA